In Gadus chalcogrammus isolate NIFS_2021 chromosome 13, NIFS_Gcha_1.0, whole genome shotgun sequence, a single genomic region encodes these proteins:
- the LOC130401703 gene encoding uncharacterized protein LOC130401703, with product MYAVVQFTESNNVEVVPCSWLSLDGKVSFWPPYKDTKRTKVAVIQSAMPDETWGEFFVEVVKTFANYDAARMNLKKAQTRSTLTSDDEGGKRRRIPSSKLKETVPADEGEKHTRAKKKKKKGVLHKPLLSPPAFRSSQQDIHKVAAHTSAALEQASAQISGNIQSQFERDHALLRAVEELKALVRQNNLLLQALTRQKTTAAAAAAADTLSEEF from the exons ATGTATGCGGTAGTGCAGTTTACCGAGTCAAACAATGTGGAGGTTGTGCCTTGCTCGTGGCTAAGTTTGGATGGCAAGGTGTCTTTTTGGCCACCGTATAAAGACACCAAGCGGACGAAAGTTGCAGTCATCCAAAGCGCTATGCCAGATGAGACCTGGGGAGAGTtttttgtggaggtggtgaAAACCTTTG CCAATTATGATGCAGCGCGTATGAACCTGAAAAAAGCCCAAACCAGGAGCACCCTGACATCAGATGATGAAGGGGGTAAAAGAAGGAGAAT CCCTTCCTCAAAGCTGAAAGAAACTGTGCCTGCAGATGAGGGGGAGAAGCATACAAG ggctaagaaaaaaaaaaaaaaaggagtccTCCACAAGCCCCTGCTTTCCCCACCTGCTTTTAGATCATCACAGCAGGACATACATAAAG TTGCTGCCCACACATCAGCTGCTCTTGAACAGGCCTCTGCCCAGATCTCTGGCAACATTCAAAGTCAATTCG AACGGGATCATGCACTCCTGCGTGCTGTGGAGGAGTTGAAGGCCTTGGTGAGGCAgaacaacctcctcctccaggcccttACTAGGCAAAaaactacagcagcagcagcagcagcagcagacactCTATCTGAGGAATTTTAG